The Alkalibacter rhizosphaerae genomic sequence CTTGAATTTGATCAACTTGACATTGGTCAGCGATTTCTTTATAAGAATGGGTTTATGATTGATCTCGAGAAACTTCTGCCCATCCACCGCCACGATCATATTGTTGTCTTTTGAATCGGCTTCAACACGTATGGTATTGGCTGCATCCAGCACAATGCTTCGATTATGGAGGGAGTGGGGACAAATGGGTGTAATGACATATACACTATCATTGGTTGGTTCAATAATGGGACCTCCTGCAGAAAGAGAATATGCCGTCGATCCTGTAGGTGTGGCAACGATCAATCCATCCGCTCGATACTCTTCGATCAACGTATCGTTTCCATAGACCCGGATGTCGATCAACCTGGTATTGGCTCCCCTGCTGATCACCACGTCGTTCAAAGCAGTGAATCCATGCTCCTTGGCATCAAATCCATCGATTTCCAAGTCGATCATCATGCGTTCCTCCACAAAATAATCCTTTTCAAGAAGTCGCTGGATGCTATCCACCATGCTTTTTTCTTCCACTTCCGCCATGAACCCCAGGTTCCCGTAATTCACACCAAACAAGGGGATCTTTCGCTCCCCCATTTTTCGAACAGCTTCCAGGATGGTTCCATCACCGCCAAAAACGATGATCGCATCCGACTTATCAAACATTTCCACGTCGTCGTTATCGATCTCTTGATCCTGGATCTCCCGTTTTGCGTTTTCCGATACATAGACGAATTTGCCGGCGTCTTTGAGCATTTTGATGGCGATCCGTGCATTTTCAAAACTATGGCTTTTGCTGGGATTGATGTACAACCCTATTCTTTTCATAAACAGCCTCCGTCACCGATCTATATTTATTATATAATGTCACATATTTATTACAAGGTGCTTTGGGCGTTTTTTACCACCAAATCGATTTCTGCAGACCACTCTTCATCCTCCGGAGAAGAATTCTCCAATAAAACCAGATATTCGATATTTCCTTTTGCTCCTTTGATCGGTGAAAAATCCAATCCGATGGGCTTCAGGCCATTTTCGACAAACGCTTTCAGCGTTGTTTCCAAAACTTCCCGATGGACCTCTTCGCTTTTTACGATCCCGTGCTTTCCCACTTTATCCTTGCCTGCCTCAAATTGCGGCTTGATCAAAACTACGGCCAATGCCCCTGCCTTTAAAAAGAGAAGCATGGATGGGATCAGCTTTGTTACAGAAATAAAGGAAACATCCATGACAAAAAAATCCACTTTTTCTCCAATTTCTTCATAGGTCAAATAACGAAAATTCGTCCGTTCCATGGAGATGACCCGTGGATCACTCCGAAGCTTCCAATCTAGTTGCCCATATCCCACGTCGATGGCATACACCTTGGCCGCTCCATTTTGCAGCATGCAATCCGTAAAGCCGCCGGTGGACGCACCGGCATCCATGGCAACCTTGTCTTTTAAATCAATGCCAAAGCGGTCCATGGCTTTTTTTAATTTCAATCCACCCCGGCTAACATATGGACAGTCTTTTTCTCGAACGTCGATTTGATCATCGTCTTTTACTTTGGTTCCCGCCTTATCGACGATTTGGCCGTTGACTGTCACGTTGCCTGCCATGATGTTCCTTTTCGCCGATTCCCGACTGTCAAAAAAACCATTCTCATGAAGATATACATCCAGTCTAGACACTGCCTTTCCCCCCTTTTCTAAATTCCATCGGGTGTTTTAGAAAAGCCAATACAGAGCCAAATCGATACACGATCTGCGTGTTGTGTTCCATAGCAATATTCTTTCCAAATGCTTTCCCACCGACCGTGAAAGCTGCGACAAACCCATTGATGATGATCACCAGTATGGTCGTGTCCCGCAAATTATACGAACTGCCAATTTGGTACACGATGCTGATCGCCGTTGCCCCACTGACGATGCCACAGATGTCTCCGATCACATCGTTGCAGAAATTGGAAACCTGACTTGCATTTTTGACGATCCCCACCGCTTCCCTGGCACCCCGGACCCGGTTTGCCGCCATGGAATTGAAAGGGGTCATGTTGGCAGAGGCGACCGCAATTCCCACCATATCAAAAAAAATCCCAATAGCAACTATTGTGATTAGAATACTGACTGAAAACAAAATTTTTGTATTTTGGATAAAAAGTTCCGTGATCAGATTGATGCCGATGGACAAAAAAAACGTCCAGATGGTAATGAAAATCATCCATCTTCGTTGTCTCTGCAGTTTCAATTCTTTTGTAGATTGTTTTGTGCGCCTCTTGGGCACCTCTTTCGAATTCAATACCATCCCTCATATCATAATAAAATATGGTGGCAGTGCAACAAGTAAACTTTGCGCCTTAGGTCCAGCAGGTTTTCCCAAAAAGAGACCGATTCGTCACCAAACCGGCGGTTTCCCTTGCCCTTTTTTCATTTTGTCACCAAAAATGAGGCTGGATTGCCACTTAGTACACACTGTAATCCTTGCTGCACTTCCTGCGGAACAGTCTAGGAGTTTTCCTCAACAGTCACATCGCTTCCTAGCCTCTTTTGCAAGACAGGTTTCGACGAGCAATACCCATTGGCTTGGAGCTCTCAAGCCGAATAGACTGATCCCATCATCTCCCTGTCTCACTCAAGGCAGGCTACGCTGCATCCATATCTTGCGCAAGCAAAACATTTCGGCAGGTTTCTCCCGATTGCTCGGGTCTCCGCGGAAGCAGGGTCCACGCCCGCATGCCATTGCGGATCGCCCCGTCTCCCTTTACTCCCTGTAAAAGCCCCCAACTGGGCGTCGAAAGCCAATACAAGAAACTTCATCGATGTGCCCTTCGACGGATTTTTAGCCCCGCCTTGAGAAGCGATAGATCTGACTAGAATACTGCACCACCATATAATCAATAAAATTATATCATACTGCATATTTATTTACAATCAACCTCAGTAGTCCCGGTTGCAGATGAACCCTGTCAATTCCACCAAAAAATCATTGGAAATCCCAGACTTGTGCAGGCAGTCCAAGGATTGGTGGTACAGTTCGTCCACGATTTTTACCGTCTTTTCCAAACCATAAAATCCCGGATAGGTGATCTTGTTGTTTTTGGAGTCATTTCCCGTTTCTTTCCCGGTTCGCGATGCATCTCCGGTGATGTCCAACAAGTCGTCAACGATTTGAAACACCAGCCCGATGTTTTCACTGTACTGCTCCAAATACTTTAGTTGCTCCTTCGTCTTGTTGGCCATAATGGCTCCAGCCATGACGGAGGCTTTGATCAGTGCACCTGTTTTCCTTTTGTTGATGCTCTCCAGTGTATCGATGTCTTGGATGTTCCCTTCGTTTTGAACATCATCGGCCTGACCTCCTACCATTCCCTGTACCCCGGCAGCTTCTGCGACTATTCTCATGGCCGCCAAGTACCTGTCGGCATGGGATCGGGGAATCCCGTCCAATAACGTTTCGAAGGCAAAATTCAACAATCCGTCTCCCGCCAGAATGGCTATTTGTTCTCCATAAACCATATGATTGGTGGGTTTGCCTCGTCTCATGGAATCATTGTCCATGGCAGGCAGGTCATCGTGGATCAACGAATAGGTATGGATCATCTCCAATGCCAATGCCAAAGGCAACGACCCCTCCATGGAACCGGCCATTTCCAGGAGCAACATGGGACGTATCCGCTTTCCTCCCGCCAACAGGCTGTACTCCATGGATTCAAAAAGGGGGGTCGGGATCTTTCCTTTTAATTCTTCCATGCGACATGCAAGGTTCACTTCTATATACGCCCTTTTCCTGTCCAATTCCTCTAAAAATATCATGAATCCACCTCGCCAAAAGGTTCTTTGATCGTCCCGTCTTTGCCGGCAGCCAATTTGACCACCTTTTGCTGGGTCGATTCCAGTTCTTCTTCACACAAACGCACCAATTCCATGCCTTCTTCGAACAATGCAACGCTTTCTTCCATGGTCGGCTGGTTGGTTTCGATCCGTTTGACGATTTCTTCGATCCGTTTGACACGATCCTCATAGGACTGTTTTTTCATGATTTTTCACTTCCTTTTCCGATGATTTTTGCCGTTGCACTGCCGGATGCAAATACCAGCTCTACCGGATCTCCCACGTTCAAGTCCTGTGGACCGGTGACAAAATCACCTTCTTGATTTTTAACTGCTGCATAACCACGACGTAAAATGGATTGGGGATCATATCCCTTCAATTTCAGTTCCAATGCTCCAATACGATTCGTCTCTTTCGTCAGATATTCGTGAAAGCGATCCGTCAATTGCGATTGCAATACATCCAGCCGTTGTATGTTTTGAACATAAAACATCTCCGGTTTTCCAAAATAATAGCTGTTTTTTAAACGATGGATCCGATCCTTTTGATACTTGAGCTTGGCAATGGCATCGGTGGTCAGCCTCTTTTTAAACTGATGGAGCCGTTGTTTTTGCTCCTCCATGGAAGGCACCGCCAGTTCTCCTGCTGCGGAGGGAGTAGGTGCCCGCAGATCTGCTACAAAATCTGAAATGGTAAAATCCGTTTCATGACCTACGGCACTGATGACCGGTATCCTCGATCGATGGATGCTTTCTGCAACGATCCGTTCGTTGAACGCCCACAACTCTTCTATGGATCCACCACCTCTTCCAACGATGATCACTTCCACTTCTTTCTGATCATTAAAAAAGTCGATGGCTTGGCTTATTTCTCCCGGAGCCCGATCTCCCTGAACGGACACCGGATACAATTGGATCTCCATGTTTGGAAACCTTCGGGTGATCACCGTGATCATGTCCCGAATGGCGGCCCCCGTAGGCGAAGTAACGATGCCAATGGAATGAGGAAGGTAGGGCAAGTCTTTTTTTCGATCCCTGTCAAACCACCCCAAGGCGTCCAACGCTGTCTTCATTTTTTCAAACTCTACATACAAGTCACCCAATCCCTTTTTTTCACACTGCTGTACGTAGAGCTGATATTGACCATTTTTTTCATAAACGCTGACGCTTCCGCGAAGAATGACCTGGTCTCCATCCTTTAGATCCGGAGCTTGAACAGCCACATTTCGAAACATGACGCACTGGATCCTTCCTTCTCCATCCTTCAGACTAAAATAGGCATGGCCGGAAGAATGAAGCTTGAAATTGGAAATTTCCCCTTCCACTAAAACGTTTCGCAGGATCGGGTCATTTTCAAAAATTGTTTTAATGTATTTCGTCAGTTTCCCGACGCTCATCACTCGCTGTTTCATCGGTTGCTCCTTTTGTATGCATCCAATCCGATCAATGCAGCACCGACTGCATTATCGGTACAATCCTTTTTACTGCAGAAAATGGGTTTTATATCTTTTTGCGACAAATGTTCCATTAAATATTCACGAATAAGGGTGTTGGCGGCAACGCCTCCTGTCAGCAAGACCGTTTTTTTCTTCTCCGATCCAGCATAATGGAGAATGGCCCTCTCCAATACTTCCGCCACATTTCGAAAAGTTCCATAGGCAATGTGATCCAGGGGATCTCCATGTTCCAGACGTTGTGTCAAATGATTTTCCAATCCGGATAAATTCATGATTCCGTCTTTAAAGAAACCTTTATATCGATATGACTTCTTGTATTCCTCCAGCTTTGAAGCCTCCATGAGTTGGTCCATTTGCTTCCCTGCGGGAAAGGCAAACCCCATTTTGACACCGATCCGATCGATCAACTGGCCGGCACTGATATCCGAGGTCCCCCCAAGGATCATCTCTTCCAGGATGCCCCTGGCATAGTTTCCAGTCAGCACTTCCGTCGTCCCCCCGCTGATATGAAGTCCGATGAAGGAAACGGGATCCTCGTCGACCCCTTCCAATGCGACCCGCAGATGTCCTCTTTGATGGGATGTCTCCAGCCAAGAGGCATCTGTCATGCCGGATAGAAATATTCCGACATTTTTGGAAACCTCGAATACAGGCATGTAGGAAGTTGTCTCCATCCTCGGTTTTGTGCTGGATGTGACGGTCTGGATCTCACCATGCAAATCATGTATGTCTTCCACCAGTGCCGATAGGTTTCGAATATGTTGAAAGACTGCTTCTTGTTGTCGCAGCCCCCGTTCCCCCAACTCCACTTGAAGGGGTATTCGACGATCCACGATCCGACTCCCCTGTTCGTCCACTACTGCCAAACTGGTGGTGTAGTTGCTGGTATCCAAACCTGCAAAAAGAAGATTATTCATGGCCGATTTTGTCCAAAACGGCATTGATGTATTTCGTGGATCCGGCATCCCCAAATTTTGCAATCAGATTCAATGATTCATTGATCACTACTGCTCTTGGTGTTTCCTTGTGAAAGAGGATCTCATAGGCTGCGATGCGCAATACCGCTGCATCCAGGTTGTTCAACCGATCCATCCTCCAATTGACCAAATGTGCATTGATTTGTTCGTCCAAATATTCTTTTTCTCGCTGGATCCCGTCGATGATCTCGTTGACGTACTCTTTATCCGGTTCTTTCAGCTGTACCAAATTTCCTTCTTCCAGCTCCATTTCCAATAGATCCTCCAATGGGATCTTTTCCGGATTGGCTTCAAAACTCAACTGAAATGCTGTTTTCAAAACCATCTCTCTTGCAGTTTTTCTACTCAAACTTACTCCTCCATTCCTTTCGCGGGGTAA encodes the following:
- a CDS encoding NAD(+)/NADH kinase — translated: MKRIGLYINPSKSHSFENARIAIKMLKDAGKFVYVSENAKREIQDQEIDNDDVEMFDKSDAIIVFGGDGTILEAVRKMGERKIPLFGVNYGNLGFMAEVEEKSMVDSIQRLLEKDYFVEERMMIDLEIDGFDAKEHGFTALNDVVISRGANTRLIDIRVYGNDTLIEEYRADGLIVATPTGSTAYSLSAGGPIIEPTNDSVYVITPICPHSLHNRSIVLDAANTIRVEADSKDNNMIVAVDGQKFLEINHKPILIKKSLTNVKLIKFKEYNFFNILRKKLSERI
- a CDS encoding TlyA family RNA methyltransferase, whose protein sequence is MSRLDVYLHENGFFDSRESAKRNIMAGNVTVNGQIVDKAGTKVKDDDQIDVREKDCPYVSRGGLKLKKAMDRFGIDLKDKVAMDAGASTGGFTDCMLQNGAAKVYAIDVGYGQLDWKLRSDPRVISMERTNFRYLTYEEIGEKVDFFVMDVSFISVTKLIPSMLLFLKAGALAVVLIKPQFEAGKDKVGKHGIVKSEEVHREVLETTLKAFVENGLKPIGLDFSPIKGAKGNIEYLVLLENSSPEDEEWSAEIDLVVKNAQSTL
- a CDS encoding polyprenyl synthetase family protein, with product MIFLEELDRKRAYIEVNLACRMEELKGKIPTPLFESMEYSLLAGGKRIRPMLLLEMAGSMEGSLPLALALEMIHTYSLIHDDLPAMDNDSMRRGKPTNHMVYGEQIAILAGDGLLNFAFETLLDGIPRSHADRYLAAMRIVAEAAGVQGMVGGQADDVQNEGNIQDIDTLESINKRKTGALIKASVMAGAIMANKTKEQLKYLEQYSENIGLVFQIVDDLLDITGDASRTGKETGNDSKNNKITYPGFYGLEKTVKIVDELYHQSLDCLHKSGISNDFLVELTGFICNRDY
- the xseB gene encoding exodeoxyribonuclease VII small subunit is translated as MKKQSYEDRVKRIEEIVKRIETNQPTMEESVALFEEGMELVRLCEEELESTQQKVVKLAAGKDGTIKEPFGEVDS
- the xseA gene encoding exodeoxyribonuclease VII large subunit, whose translation is MKQRVMSVGKLTKYIKTIFENDPILRNVLVEGEISNFKLHSSGHAYFSLKDGEGRIQCVMFRNVAVQAPDLKDGDQVILRGSVSVYEKNGQYQLYVQQCEKKGLGDLYVEFEKMKTALDALGWFDRDRKKDLPYLPHSIGIVTSPTGAAIRDMITVITRRFPNMEIQLYPVSVQGDRAPGEISQAIDFFNDQKEVEVIIVGRGGGSIEELWAFNERIVAESIHRSRIPVISAVGHETDFTISDFVADLRAPTPSAAGELAVPSMEEQKQRLHQFKKRLTTDAIAKLKYQKDRIHRLKNSYYFGKPEMFYVQNIQRLDVLQSQLTDRFHEYLTKETNRIGALELKLKGYDPQSILRRGYAAVKNQEGDFVTGPQDLNVGDPVELVFASGSATAKIIGKGSEKS
- a CDS encoding Kae1-like domain-containing protein, which encodes MNNLLFAGLDTSNYTTSLAVVDEQGSRIVDRRIPLQVELGERGLRQQEAVFQHIRNLSALVEDIHDLHGEIQTVTSSTKPRMETTSYMPVFEVSKNVGIFLSGMTDASWLETSHQRGHLRVALEGVDEDPVSFIGLHISGGTTEVLTGNYARGILEEMILGGTSDISAGQLIDRIGVKMGFAFPAGKQMDQLMEASKLEEYKKSYRYKGFFKDGIMNLSGLENHLTQRLEHGDPLDHIAYGTFRNVAEVLERAILHYAGSEKKKTVLLTGGVAANTLIREYLMEHLSQKDIKPIFCSKKDCTDNAVGAALIGLDAYKRSNR
- the nusB gene encoding transcription antitermination factor NusB, encoding MSRKTAREMVLKTAFQLSFEANPEKIPLEDLLEMELEEGNLVQLKEPDKEYVNEIIDGIQREKEYLDEQINAHLVNWRMDRLNNLDAAVLRIAAYEILFHKETPRAVVINESLNLIAKFGDAGSTKYINAVLDKIGHE